One window from the genome of Marispirochaeta aestuarii encodes:
- the putP gene encoding sodium/proline symporter PutP, giving the protein MINVAELTTFLVYFVLLLMVGYYFYKKTSNIEDYLLGGRKMGRWVTALSAQASDMSGWLLMGLPGAVYLYGINQSWIAIGLFIGTVVNWILVAPRLRVFTEKTNALTISSFLEERFKDPTGLLRIISAIITLIFFTIYASSGLVGAGKLFESMFSIDYRVAVLIGGAVIVLYTFLGGFLAVCWTDLFQGSLMFVAVIIVPLIAFFSVGGSTPILEAMSLKGISGSLIPDTALPLVAIISTMAWGLGYFGQPHILARFMSIRSIRELPASTVIAVVWVAFSLFFAVLVGIVGIPMFGELAGGDHEKVFILMIRELFTPWLGGILMAAILSAIMSTIDSQLLVSSSALTEDFYQKIIRKEATETELIAIGRISVILISIVAMLLALNPNNSILGLVSYAWGGFGAAFGPVILMALFSRRTGWQAALSGMITGTLVLVVWERLGLGAVMYEIVPGFIANFAAILIVNHFVKVDEKDFSDLFDAFRDEVRV; this is encoded by the coding sequence ATGATCAATGTTGCAGAACTTACCACGTTTCTCGTCTATTTTGTCCTTCTGCTGATGGTTGGATACTACTTTTATAAAAAAACATCCAACATCGAAGACTACCTGCTGGGAGGCAGAAAAATGGGCCGCTGGGTCACAGCGCTCTCAGCCCAGGCCAGCGATATGTCCGGATGGCTCCTGATGGGTCTGCCCGGAGCGGTATATCTTTACGGTATCAACCAGAGCTGGATCGCCATCGGTCTTTTTATAGGAACCGTCGTCAACTGGATCCTTGTAGCTCCCAGACTGCGGGTTTTCACCGAGAAAACCAATGCCCTGACCATATCTTCTTTTCTGGAAGAAAGGTTCAAGGACCCCACAGGGCTCTTAAGAATCATATCCGCAATTATCACTCTTATTTTCTTTACCATCTACGCCAGTTCCGGACTGGTAGGTGCGGGAAAACTCTTTGAATCCATGTTCAGTATCGATTACCGGGTGGCCGTCCTTATCGGCGGTGCGGTTATCGTACTCTACACCTTCCTGGGAGGCTTTCTCGCCGTCTGCTGGACCGATCTTTTTCAGGGCTCCCTGATGTTTGTCGCGGTTATAATTGTTCCCCTGATAGCCTTCTTTTCCGTCGGGGGAAGTACTCCCATATTGGAAGCAATGTCCCTCAAGGGGATCTCGGGGAGCCTGATTCCGGATACGGCGCTTCCGCTGGTGGCAATTATCTCCACCATGGCCTGGGGTCTGGGCTATTTCGGGCAGCCCCACATTCTGGCCCGCTTTATGAGTATCCGATCCATCAGGGAACTCCCGGCGTCCACGGTGATTGCCGTTGTATGGGTGGCCTTCTCACTCTTTTTTGCGGTTCTGGTGGGTATTGTCGGTATTCCCATGTTCGGGGAACTGGCCGGAGGGGACCATGAAAAGGTCTTTATCCTGATGATCCGTGAGCTTTTTACCCCCTGGCTGGGAGGGATCCTGATGGCGGCAATTCTTTCCGCCATAATGTCTACAATCGACTCCCAGCTGCTGGTTTCATCCTCCGCGCTTACCGAAGATTTTTATCAGAAGATCATCCGCAAGGAGGCCACGGAGACCGAACTGATTGCGATCGGCCGGATCAGCGTCATTCTCATTTCCATTGTGGCCATGCTGCTGGCCCTGAATCCCAATAACTCGATCCTGGGTCTGGTCTCCTACGCATGGGGCGGATTCGGTGCCGCCTTCGGACCCGTCATCCTGATGGCCCTGTTTTCCCGGCGAACCGGGTGGCAGGCGGCTCTTTCCGGAATGATCACCGGAACCCTGGTACTGGTAGTGTGGGAGCGCCTGGGGCTCGGGGCGGTAATGTACGAAATCGTACCGGGATTTATCGCCAACTTTGCCGCAATCCTCATTGTCAACCATTTTGTAAAAGTTGACGAGAAGGATTTTTCCGATCTTTTTGACGCCTTCCGCGACGAGGTCAGAGTTTAA
- a CDS encoding acyl-CoA dehydratase activase, whose protein sequence is MASLGINIGSTSVKATMLEEGRILWSAVEPHEGNFIDTLKNILSTRGVEAGTRTIATGTEGRHLVNVNSVIEPLCIEAALESLALEDLRAVVTMGGENLVVYTVGNDNRIITSFTGNKCFSGTGEFFRQQLGRMNMHIEDINTIPQESRVCKLSSRCSVFMKSDCTHRLNKGEASKGDIVLSLSDVMAGKVMDFLKRARVNSGKVLLTGGITLNRHIVAFIREKLPQVEFIVPAEAGYFEAYGAALVARTSGSMLPEAANLVKEARVAFRRFKSLKQAEEKVTFIPSKKGTVRPGREYILGVDGGSTTTKACLIDAETYEIAASYYGRTHGDPVKALKNCIVELKKQIHGALGDEKLNISLAAATGSSREILGVFLETPGVYNEIIAHAVGTTYYDEDIDTIFEIGGQDAKYVYLQNKVPIDYAMNEACSAGTGSFLEESAAGDLNIKRVEDIAEIAVSAGQPLKFGEHCSAFINSDIRNAIQQGASREDITAGLITSIVSNYLNRVVGNRSIGKRIVLQGGVAKNRAVPMAFAMLLNKEILVPPDPELMGCFGVALLARQKYRDGLLEKGSFDLDTVLNTDIVYEREFKCKACDNYCPIKVLSVNGHKYMFGGRCNMYANMRKKKQVDEEQVRDWVEERNKLLFETCVPDPESLEKRRDYVVGIPKAFSVYSLNPLYRWFFHELGIETLLSEDVSAEGAARVESAYCFPAEIAHGAVQDMLNKGADYIFLPHFRDLESQEEDMPGNFCPITQALPYYIQKAFPEISEDRILRPVVSLMYGLKKAADFFVQLAVDLGFTPAEGQAAFDTALEHQNEYFARTEALGAEALEWARGRKEPVIAILGRPYNAFTQDANMGIPRKFTSRGYTVIPFDILAAKDREIFPNMYWYYGQLDMKAAELLKDEPNIYVTWISNFSCAPDSFMLHYLKWIMGIKPFLILELDSHSADAGVDTRVEAFLDIIEGYRSKIKDIREQRYDNGLRFINEAGRKIHVLNRESGERIPIQGNPRVKVLLSNMGRIGTELTAAAMRGAGWSAEALPVADQLTLQMARNYASGKECVPSHLVLGSALKFFASENYRKDEIYLLFVPTTKGPCRTGQYFVFFQNLFRDLRLENVLVFTLDADNSYNELGPGMTKQIWWAFVASDYMKDVETALRTCAENPREALETFDTIWTRLIEVTEQEGANKIIPTLEGIAAEISAIPLKRDLKELPKVLVVGEIYVRRDDFAVDELVGDFARHGIMAKVAGITEWIWYLDFVKEYDLKKRLKLLSWYRRPFSRVLRQFIMFHLERRYKLWVEGRILKTLNKTGLVPHTPHDMYAIMKNASKHFVNHELKSEITISTAAAATAMEDDYSGIVNISPFACLIGRVIEGLYTPWARERNYPVMSVEIDGNLLPPSTLSKLEIFMLNVLRFRNREAGESMIEHEGVEELKLSRIIVKDLKPAGEREAELIQSNRG, encoded by the coding sequence ATGGCCAGTCTTGGAATTAATATAGGCTCCACCAGTGTAAAGGCAACGATGCTGGAGGAGGGCCGGATTCTCTGGAGTGCGGTGGAACCCCACGAAGGGAATTTTATTGATACTCTTAAAAATATTCTGTCTACCCGGGGTGTGGAGGCAGGTACTCGAACCATCGCTACCGGGACCGAAGGCCGACATCTGGTAAATGTAAATTCGGTTATAGAACCTCTCTGTATCGAGGCTGCCCTGGAGAGCCTCGCCCTGGAGGATCTGCGGGCTGTGGTTACCATGGGTGGTGAAAACCTGGTTGTCTATACCGTCGGGAATGACAACAGGATTATAACCAGCTTTACCGGTAATAAATGCTTCAGCGGTACCGGTGAATTCTTCCGGCAGCAGCTGGGCCGCATGAATATGCATATTGAAGACATCAACACCATTCCCCAGGAGAGCAGGGTGTGCAAGCTCTCCAGCAGGTGCTCGGTTTTTATGAAATCCGACTGTACCCACCGCCTGAACAAAGGAGAAGCCTCCAAAGGGGATATCGTACTTTCCCTCTCTGATGTCATGGCCGGCAAGGTAATGGATTTTCTGAAACGGGCGCGGGTCAACTCCGGCAAGGTGCTTTTAACCGGCGGGATAACCCTCAACCGCCATATAGTGGCTTTCATTCGGGAAAAGCTGCCCCAGGTCGAGTTTATTGTACCCGCGGAAGCCGGGTACTTCGAGGCCTATGGTGCAGCCCTCGTTGCGCGGACCTCGGGATCCATGCTGCCGGAGGCCGCCAACCTTGTCAAGGAAGCCCGCGTGGCTTTCCGGAGATTTAAAAGTCTCAAACAGGCGGAGGAAAAGGTCACATTTATTCCCAGTAAGAAAGGTACAGTGCGGCCCGGCAGGGAGTACATTCTCGGTGTCGACGGGGGGTCCACCACCACCAAAGCCTGCCTCATAGATGCGGAGACCTACGAGATCGCCGCCAGTTATTACGGACGTACCCATGGGGACCCGGTCAAGGCCCTGAAGAACTGCATCGTTGAACTGAAAAAGCAGATCCATGGGGCCCTGGGGGATGAAAAGCTGAATATAAGCCTTGCCGCCGCCACCGGCTCGTCCAGGGAGATTCTGGGGGTATTCCTGGAGACCCCGGGGGTGTATAACGAGATTATCGCCCATGCCGTGGGTACCACCTATTACGACGAAGATATCGACACGATTTTTGAAATCGGCGGACAGGATGCCAAATATGTGTACCTGCAGAACAAGGTGCCCATCGATTACGCCATGAACGAGGCCTGTTCCGCCGGTACAGGGAGCTTTCTGGAGGAATCCGCCGCGGGGGACCTGAATATCAAGCGGGTGGAGGATATCGCAGAAATCGCTGTATCCGCCGGTCAGCCCCTGAAGTTCGGGGAACATTGTTCAGCCTTCATCAACTCGGATATCCGTAACGCCATCCAGCAGGGCGCTTCCCGGGAAGACATTACCGCCGGACTGATTACCTCCATCGTCTCAAACTACCTGAACAGGGTGGTTGGAAACCGCAGCATCGGAAAAAGGATCGTACTGCAGGGCGGGGTAGCCAAAAACCGGGCAGTGCCAATGGCCTTCGCAATGCTCCTGAACAAGGAGATCCTTGTGCCGCCGGACCCGGAACTCATGGGCTGTTTCGGTGTCGCCCTTCTGGCCCGGCAGAAGTACAGGGACGGACTCCTGGAGAAGGGTTCCTTTGATCTGGATACAGTTTTGAACACCGACATCGTCTACGAACGGGAGTTCAAGTGCAAAGCCTGCGACAATTACTGTCCCATCAAGGTCCTCTCCGTAAACGGACACAAGTACATGTTCGGCGGCCGCTGCAACATGTACGCCAATATGCGGAAAAAGAAGCAGGTCGATGAAGAGCAGGTGCGGGACTGGGTGGAGGAGCGGAACAAGCTCCTCTTTGAAACCTGCGTTCCCGATCCGGAAAGCCTGGAAAAACGCCGGGATTATGTCGTGGGAATTCCCAAAGCCTTCTCGGTGTACAGTCTTAATCCTCTCTACCGCTGGTTCTTTCATGAACTGGGAATCGAGACCCTACTCAGCGAGGATGTCTCCGCTGAAGGAGCTGCCCGGGTGGAGAGCGCCTACTGCTTTCCTGCGGAGATTGCCCACGGTGCGGTCCAGGATATGTTGAATAAGGGGGCGGATTATATATTCCTTCCCCATTTCCGGGACCTGGAGAGTCAGGAAGAGGACATGCCCGGAAACTTCTGCCCCATAACCCAGGCGCTTCCTTATTATATTCAGAAGGCCTTCCCGGAGATTTCGGAGGATCGTATCCTGCGGCCGGTGGTCAGCCTGATGTACGGCCTGAAAAAAGCCGCTGATTTCTTTGTTCAGCTTGCGGTGGATCTCGGTTTTACCCCCGCAGAGGGGCAGGCTGCCTTTGACACAGCCCTGGAGCATCAGAACGAATACTTCGCCCGCACCGAAGCCCTGGGCGCCGAGGCTCTTGAATGGGCCCGGGGTCGAAAAGAGCCGGTAATAGCCATCCTGGGCCGGCCCTACAACGCCTTTACCCAGGACGCCAATATGGGTATCCCCCGGAAGTTCACCTCCCGGGGCTATACGGTCATACCCTTCGATATTCTGGCGGCGAAAGACCGGGAGATTTTTCCCAACATGTACTGGTACTACGGCCAGCTGGACATGAAGGCTGCGGAGCTCCTGAAGGATGAACCGAATATCTATGTTACATGGATAAGCAACTTCAGCTGCGCTCCGGACAGTTTCATGCTCCACTACCTGAAGTGGATCATGGGAATAAAGCCCTTCCTCATCCTTGAACTGGACAGCCATTCCGCCGATGCCGGGGTAGACACCAGAGTGGAGGCTTTTCTCGATATAATCGAGGGCTATCGCTCCAAGATAAAGGACATCCGGGAACAGCGTTACGATAACGGTCTGCGCTTCATCAATGAAGCGGGCAGGAAGATCCATGTCCTTAACCGGGAAAGCGGAGAGCGCATACCCATCCAGGGCAACCCACGGGTCAAGGTGCTCCTTTCCAACATGGGTCGTATCGGTACCGAGCTCACCGCTGCAGCCATGCGGGGGGCGGGATGGTCAGCGGAAGCCCTGCCTGTGGCAGACCAGCTGACCCTGCAGATGGCCCGAAACTACGCCTCCGGCAAGGAGTGCGTGCCCAGCCATCTGGTTCTGGGGAGCGCGCTTAAGTTCTTTGCCTCGGAAAACTATCGCAAGGACGAAATCTACCTCCTGTTTGTTCCCACAACGAAGGGGCCCTGTCGTACCGGTCAGTATTTCGTGTTTTTTCAGAACCTTTTCCGGGACCTGAGACTGGAGAATGTCCTCGTGTTTACCCTGGACGCGGATAACTCCTACAATGAGCTGGGACCGGGCATGACCAAACAGATCTGGTGGGCCTTCGTCGCTTCTGATTACATGAAGGACGTGGAGACGGCCCTGCGAACCTGCGCGGAAAACCCCAGGGAGGCCCTGGAAACCTTCGATACCATCTGGACCCGGCTCATCGAGGTAACTGAACAGGAAGGGGCGAATAAAATCATCCCCACCCTGGAGGGTATCGCCGCTGAGATATCCGCTATCCCGCTGAAAAGAGACCTTAAAGAGCTTCCCAAGGTGCTGGTAGTCGGGGAAATCTACGTTCGACGGGACGACTTCGCCGTTGACGAACTGGTGGGGGACTTCGCCCGTCATGGAATCATGGCAAAGGTGGCCGGCATAACCGAATGGATCTGGTACCTGGACTTTGTAAAGGAGTATGACCTCAAAAAACGGCTGAAGCTGCTCTCCTGGTACAGGCGCCCCTTCAGCAGGGTCCTTCGGCAGTTCATCATGTTTCACCTGGAGCGCCGGTATAAACTGTGGGTGGAGGGCCGTATCCTGAAAACCCTGAACAAAACCGGCCTGGTCCCCCATACCCCCCACGATATGTATGCGATAATGAAGAACGCGTCGAAACATTTTGTGAACCATGAGCTCAAATCGGAGATTACTATCTCCACCGCCGCGGCTGCCACCGCCATGGAGGACGATTACTCGGGTATTGTGAACATATCTCCCTTCGCCTGCCTCATCGGCCGGGTCATCGAAGGCCTCTATACCCCATGGGCCAGGGAGAGGAACTACCCCGTCATGTCCGTGGAGATCGACGGCAATCTGCTGCCCCCCTCTACCCTGAGCAAACTGGAGATCTTCATGCTCAACGTGCTGCGCTTTCGCAACCGGGAGGCCGGGGAATCGATGATCGAGCATGAAGGCGTGGAAGAACTGAAGCTCTCCCGGATTATCGTCAAAGACCTGAAGCCCGCGGGCGAGAGGGAAGCGGAACTTATTCAGAGTAATCGAGGGTGA
- a CDS encoding GGDEF domain-containing protein — MNTHGAYISEAESLRFADKDGIESLIQQWFRSDSLGLTFPGVLEDLFETDTGRRRANRLYLRGTAALLFYLVFLLADYYMVPDIFRSALVVRFGIVLPLSIVAILYLSRNPSPFKREVATVFIFLIAVLSLIYLFFISRHQYASSYHLGLILILVFANQVTRLRFYYALALSFLTLAAYCIFLLLHPLIPGGIKIHNTLFLGATAVMSLISNYSLEKEIRINYLLALQEKIKILDLSDRNKLLHEISRIDPLTGIPNRRHLEIYLDTLQQSSSLNRLAIILIDLDFFKKYNDYYGHQQGDNCLQKVVSGIKQELRNGADLFARYGGEEFIVVLPDLGIHEARSVALRLCERTEKLAMPHEAAPAPGLVTISCGVASAERPFSAGFKDLVRRADQAMYRAKSEGRNRVME, encoded by the coding sequence ATGAATACACACGGAGCTTATATTTCAGAGGCAGAATCGCTGCGATTTGCAGACAAGGATGGGATTGAAAGTCTTATACAGCAGTGGTTCCGTTCTGATTCTCTGGGGCTTACTTTTCCGGGAGTGCTGGAGGATCTGTTTGAAACGGATACCGGACGACGACGCGCGAATCGATTGTATTTGAGAGGAACCGCAGCGCTTCTCTTCTACCTGGTTTTTTTACTGGCCGATTACTATATGGTTCCGGATATTTTCCGGTCAGCCCTGGTTGTGCGTTTCGGAATCGTACTTCCCCTGTCCATTGTCGCGATTCTTTATCTGTCCCGTAATCCATCTCCCTTCAAAAGAGAAGTCGCCACGGTATTCATATTTTTAATTGCAGTATTGAGCTTGATTTATCTGTTTTTTATAAGCAGACACCAGTATGCTTCTTCGTATCATCTGGGGCTGATTCTGATTCTGGTTTTCGCCAATCAGGTTACCCGATTGCGGTTTTACTATGCCCTGGCTTTGTCCTTTCTCACTCTGGCGGCGTACTGTATTTTTTTACTCCTTCACCCGCTGATTCCCGGAGGCATCAAGATCCACAACACGCTGTTCCTGGGGGCGACGGCGGTAATGTCGCTGATCAGTAACTATTCTCTGGAAAAAGAAATTAGAATCAATTATCTTCTTGCACTGCAGGAAAAAATCAAGATTCTGGATTTATCCGACCGAAACAAGCTGTTGCATGAGATATCGAGAATTGATCCGTTGACCGGAATCCCTAACCGGCGGCACCTTGAGATTTATCTGGATACTCTGCAACAGTCATCCAGTCTTAACAGACTGGCAATAATACTCATTGATCTGGACTTTTTTAAAAAGTATAACGATTATTACGGACATCAGCAGGGCGACAACTGCCTGCAGAAAGTGGTGTCGGGAATTAAACAGGAGCTGCGTAATGGTGCTGATCTCTTTGCCCGATACGGCGGAGAAGAGTTCATCGTAGTGCTTCCGGACCTCGGGATTCATGAAGCCCGCAGTGTGGCTCTTCGTCTGTGTGAAAGAACGGAAAAACTTGCCATGCCCCATGAAGCAGCTCCTGCCCCCGGGTTGGTGACAATCAGCTGCGGAGTCGCTTCCGCTGAACGGCCGTTTTCCGCCGGGTTTAAGGATCTTGTTCGGCGTGCAGATCAGGCTATGTACCGGGCCAAGTCGGAAGGCCGGAACAGGGTCATGGAATAG
- a CDS encoding EFR1 family ferrodoxin (N-terminal region resembles flavodoxins. C-terminal ferrodoxin region binds two 4Fe-4S clusters.), whose translation MNHKVFYFTGTGNSLWAARLLSRELGSAEPVPIISPGAFDGINELDSVGIVFPVYMHRMPHIVAETLRRLPKAGYLYAVAVNGGDPGKVFRFFRKQIRPTGNILNAGFSILTPGNYLPMGEAIQGEALDDQLQRGAEKVSRLAGIVKRAEAYFDEEGSWFRRNISPGLFYSLGYRYIAKLDSSFSVDDSCTSCGTCQQVCPVNNVRLTDGKPVWHQNCQLCMACLNLCPEGVIQFADKTRGLRRYRNPFVVAADIAAQKGV comes from the coding sequence ATGAACCATAAAGTTTTTTATTTTACCGGTACCGGAAACTCCCTCTGGGCAGCACGTCTGTTGAGTCGTGAACTCGGGAGCGCTGAGCCTGTTCCCATTATTTCCCCCGGGGCCTTTGATGGCATTAATGAGCTGGACAGTGTTGGTATTGTCTTCCCTGTCTATATGCACCGCATGCCCCATATCGTTGCAGAAACGCTGCGTCGTTTACCAAAGGCCGGCTATCTCTACGCTGTTGCGGTAAATGGAGGAGATCCGGGCAAGGTCTTCCGCTTTTTTCGGAAACAGATCAGGCCGACAGGTAACATTCTGAACGCGGGCTTCAGCATTCTGACCCCAGGCAACTACCTCCCCATGGGAGAGGCGATTCAGGGTGAGGCCCTGGATGACCAGCTGCAGAGGGGAGCTGAAAAGGTGTCCCGTCTGGCCGGAATTGTAAAACGGGCGGAAGCGTATTTTGACGAAGAAGGCAGCTGGTTCAGACGCAACATATCTCCCGGACTCTTCTATTCCCTGGGATACAGATACATTGCAAAGCTCGACAGTTCCTTCAGTGTGGATGATTCCTGCACTTCCTGTGGAACCTGTCAGCAGGTATGTCCGGTGAATAATGTGCGGCTGACGGATGGGAAACCCGTCTGGCACCAAAACTGCCAGTTGTGCATGGCCTGTCTTAACCTGTGTCCCGAGGGGGTTATACAGTTTGCAGACAAGACCCGGGGGCTCAGGCGATACAGGAATCCTTTTGTTGTTGCAGCCGATATTGCCGCACAGAAAGGTGTATAA
- a CDS encoding uroporphyrinogen decarboxylase family protein, which translates to MNYSEIILSAIKGEPTPELPCAPRMDLWYLSNYYRGTLPREYRNATLLEIMEDLEVGFNTTNPNFLERTSEDDEAHRALGRYQSSDIPYRVVVECDQRCRREGDLYISEYFTPYGTIRTQTLYTMEMRKAGITNTHIQEKAFKSEKDYEALGYIYEHMKVEPRPEAWETWRERAGDRGPMIFWVSSEGSPYHLLSKYLMPFELFCYEMFDHPEKMQELADKISKSFYDALDLGLNSEAEILRVGANYDSTIENPPFFREHILPDLKTCADKAHEKGKYLLSHTDGENSGLLDLYLECGIDIADSICPAPMTSVSFKEYRETFKDTVTIYGGVPSIIFLPSSVSEYEFEKFLDDFLIDAGDGKNLIVSIADTAPPDADFSRIRKFVRKIKEFGPVD; encoded by the coding sequence ATGAATTACAGTGAAATTATACTTTCGGCAATCAAGGGAGAACCGACTCCCGAACTGCCCTGCGCCCCGAGAATGGACCTCTGGTATCTCTCCAACTATTACCGGGGAACTCTGCCAAGGGAATACCGGAATGCAACATTGCTGGAAATCATGGAAGACCTGGAGGTCGGATTCAACACCACGAACCCGAACTTTCTTGAACGGACTTCCGAGGATGACGAAGCTCACCGTGCTCTGGGCCGGTATCAGTCAAGCGACATTCCCTACCGGGTAGTCGTTGAATGCGACCAAAGGTGCCGGAGGGAAGGAGACCTGTATATCTCCGAGTACTTTACTCCTTACGGAACCATAAGGACTCAAACCCTCTATACCATGGAAATGCGCAAGGCCGGGATAACCAATACCCATATACAGGAAAAGGCATTCAAGTCGGAGAAGGACTACGAGGCTCTGGGGTACATTTATGAACACATGAAAGTTGAACCCCGGCCGGAAGCCTGGGAAACATGGAGGGAACGGGCGGGAGACCGGGGACCCATGATTTTCTGGGTAAGCTCCGAGGGATCTCCCTACCATCTGTTATCGAAATATCTCATGCCCTTTGAGCTGTTCTGCTACGAAATGTTCGACCATCCGGAAAAAATGCAGGAACTGGCGGACAAAATCAGTAAATCTTTTTACGATGCTCTGGATCTCGGCCTGAACTCAGAGGCGGAAATACTCCGTGTAGGAGCCAATTATGACTCCACCATAGAAAACCCGCCTTTTTTCCGGGAGCACATTCTTCCGGACCTCAAGACCTGCGCAGACAAAGCCCACGAAAAAGGGAAATACCTGCTGTCTCATACGGATGGAGAAAACAGCGGGCTCCTGGACCTTTATTTGGAATGTGGAATAGATATTGCCGATTCAATCTGTCCCGCACCCATGACAAGTGTTTCCTTTAAGGAATACCGTGAAACATTTAAGGATACGGTAACAATCTATGGCGGGGTGCCTTCGATTATTTTCCTGCCGAGTTCCGTTTCCGAATACGAATTTGAAAAATTCCTCGATGATTTTCTTATCGATGCGGGGGATGGTAAAAATCTTATAGTGTCTATTGCCGATACCGCTCCTCCGGATGCAGATTTTTCACGTATCCGCAAATTCGTCAGGAAGATCAAGGAATTCGGTCCGGTCGATTAG
- a CDS encoding TRAP transporter large permease — protein MSLIVLLLTAAILLIFEFPVAFSLMGASIGYLAVDFFTGQGIPVSLTILARRMSPGLDSFPLLAMPLFILAGNLMNRSGIAESIFKFATSLFGHIRGGLAHVNIAASIVFAGMSGVAQADAAGLGTIEIEQMMKKGYKAPFAAAVTASSSIIGPIIPPSVIMVLYAVLAQVSLGELFLAGILPGILMGVLLMLLVYWMSLTNRADTPVEPASTLKEIFLSFVMALPALLAPMILVFGILFGFATPTELGAIAVFYAVVLGVINKRLGLKEIKEASLDSLVTFGVLIFIMAAAFPIGWIIAANNLPMHIANFILSISTNKFVVLILINIMLLIVGCFLETNAILFISVPALLPLIQMLGVDPVHFGVILVLNLLIGAITPPFGIILFIMMDIAKISFRSLLKEMRYFYVPLGISLLIITFVPDFVLFLPRVVAQAFGG, from the coding sequence ATGAGTCTTATAGTTCTCTTACTTACCGCAGCGATATTATTGATTTTTGAGTTCCCGGTGGCGTTCTCGTTAATGGGAGCTTCTATTGGATATCTGGCAGTTGATTTCTTTACCGGCCAGGGTATTCCGGTCTCTTTGACAATACTCGCACGCCGCATGTCTCCCGGTTTGGACAGTTTTCCCCTGCTCGCAATGCCCTTATTTATTCTTGCAGGAAATTTGATGAACCGCTCCGGCATCGCCGAATCAATCTTCAAATTTGCGACTTCCCTGTTCGGGCACATCAGAGGCGGTCTGGCGCACGTGAATATCGCTGCAAGTATAGTATTCGCCGGGATGTCCGGGGTTGCCCAGGCTGATGCTGCAGGGCTTGGGACCATTGAGATTGAACAGATGATGAAAAAAGGATACAAAGCTCCCTTTGCAGCGGCTGTTACAGCGTCCTCATCCATAATAGGTCCGATCATTCCCCCCAGTGTAATCATGGTACTGTATGCCGTTCTGGCCCAGGTTTCCCTGGGGGAATTATTCCTGGCGGGTATCCTCCCGGGGATATTGATGGGTGTTTTGCTGATGCTTCTTGTCTATTGGATGTCTCTGACAAACAGGGCTGACACTCCGGTAGAACCTGCCAGTACATTGAAAGAGATTTTCCTTTCTTTTGTCATGGCATTACCGGCACTTCTCGCTCCCATGATCCTGGTATTCGGAATACTTTTTGGTTTTGCCACGCCCACGGAACTGGGAGCGATCGCCGTATTTTACGCTGTTGTACTGGGTGTAATAAACAAACGACTGGGTTTAAAGGAGATCAAGGAAGCATCCCTTGACAGTCTGGTAACCTTCGGCGTCCTGATCTTCATTATGGCGGCCGCATTTCCGATTGGCTGGATAATCGCGGCAAACAACCTGCCCATGCATATAGCGAACTTTATACTTTCAATCTCAACAAACAAATTTGTCGTGCTTATTCTGATCAACATAATGCTTTTAATCGTCGGCTGCTTTCTGGAAACAAATGCCATCCTTTTCATCTCCGTGCCGGCGCTGCTTCCCCTGATTCAGATGCTTGGAGTCGATCCGGTGCATTTCGGGGTTATACTGGTATTGAACCTGCTTATCGGTGCCATTACACCGCCTTTCGGTATAATTCTTTTTATAATGATGGATATTGCCAAAATTTCCTTTCGCAGCCTGCTTAAAGAAATGCGGTATTTCTATGTACCCCTGGGTATATCCCTCCTCATCATTACATTCGTTCCCGACTTCGTACTGTTTCTTCCCAGGGTTGTAGCCCAGGCGTTTGGCGGTTAG
- a CDS encoding TRAP transporter small permease: MTLDKFLSKYNRMLGRIEAIEKFFGLTLLAFIVLSICFQVMTRAFWNKSQIWVEELCTYGFIWAAFLGAAIGTKHQRHIKISTFLFRLDYRKQLIIAEISYSLMLLILFLIVKNAPGLYAIETRSNIIAIPFIPRFYVFSLPLLVSLFSMIITIPYLMLNDYMAYKLEGGKQ, translated from the coding sequence GTGACATTGGATAAATTTTTAAGCAAATACAACCGAATGCTGGGCAGAATCGAAGCCATTGAGAAATTTTTTGGATTGACACTGCTCGCCTTCATTGTACTGAGTATTTGCTTTCAGGTAATGACCCGGGCGTTCTGGAACAAATCCCAGATATGGGTCGAAGAACTCTGTACCTACGGTTTTATCTGGGCGGCCTTTCTGGGGGCCGCCATAGGTACGAAACATCAGCGGCATATCAAGATTTCCACTTTCTTATTCAGACTGGATTACAGAAAACAGCTGATCATTGCGGAAATATCCTACTCCCTTATGCTGCTCATACTCTTTTTAATTGTAAAAAACGCTCCCGGACTGTACGCAATAGAAACCCGGAGTAATATCATTGCCATACCCTTCATTCCTCGATTTTATGTATTCTCTTTGCCTCTCCTGGTCTCTTTATTCTCCATGATAATAACTATCCCCTATTTAATGCTCAACGACTACATGGCCTATAAGCTGGAGGGCGGAAAACAATGA